From Vitis vinifera cultivar Pinot Noir 40024 chromosome 3, ASM3070453v1, the proteins below share one genomic window:
- the LOC132253569 gene encoding uncharacterized protein LOC132253569, protein MKIQSFQGKNDPKVYLEWEKKVEFIFECHNCSEEKKVKLVVIEFTDYAIIWWDQLVMNRRRNYKRPIETWEEMKATMRRWFVPSHYYRDLYKKLQSLTQGYRSVDDYHKEMEIAMIQVNVEEDRVATMARFLNGLNRDIANMVELQHYVELKDMVHMAIKVERQLKRKGTRSFQNPGSFASWRPNGRKDEGVVFKSKTEPPKKIDEAPNVNKGKNESQTRNRDIKCFRCLGVGHIASQCPNKRTMIARVDGDVETENEEDDYQMPSLEDACDNNVKYLVEGESFVARRALSAQVKEDDMEQQRKNIFHTRCHINNKVCSMIIDGGSCTNVASTTLVELLNLPTLKTLDHISCSG, encoded by the coding sequence atgaagataCAATCGTTCCAAGGGAAAAATGATCCAAAAGTGTACTTGGAGTGGGAAAAAAAGGTGGAGTTCATCTTTGAGTGTCATAACTGCTCCGAGGAGAAAAAGGTAAAACTAGTTGTGATTGAGTTTACTGACTATGCTATTATATGGTGGGATCAACTTGTGATGAACAGAAGAAGAAACTATAAAAGGCCTATTGAGACatgggaggaaatgaaagccaCCATGAGGAGGTGGTTTGTCCCTAGTCACTACTATAGGGACTTGTATAAGAAATTACAAAGTCTTACTCAAGGCTATAGGAGCGTGGATGACTATCACAAGGAGATGGAGATTGCCATGATTCAGGTTAATGTAGAGGAGGATAGAGTAGCTACTATGGCAAGGTTTCTGAATGGGCTAAATCGGGACATTGCCAACATGGTGGAGTTACAACACTATGTGGAGTTGAAGGACATGGTGCACATGGCAATAAAGGTGGAACGACAGcttaaaaggaaaggaactcGGTCATTTCAAAATCCTGGCTCATTTGCTTCATGGAGACCAAATGGGAGGAAAGATGAAGGGGTTGTTTTCAAGTCCAAAACCGAACCACCAAAAAAGATAGATGAAGCTCCCAACGTCAACAAAGGTAAAAATGAATCCCAAACTCGTAATCGTGATATTAAGTGTTTTCGTTGTTTGGGAGTAGGTCATATAGCTTCACAATGCCCAAATAAGAGGACCATGATTGCACGTGTTGATGGAGATGTGGAAACTGAAAATGAGGAAGATGATTACCAAATGCCATCACTGGAGGATGCTTGTGACAATAATGTGAAGTATCTAGTGGAGGGTGAGTCATTTGTGGCTAGGCGTGCTTTAAGTGCCCAAGTTAAAGAGGATGACATGGAACAACAAAGGaagaatatttttcatactagATGTCACATCAACAATAAGGTATGTAGTATGATCATTGATGGGGGGAGCTGTACTAATGTGGCTAGCACTACTTTAGTTGAATTATTGAATTTACCTACCTTGAAAACCCTAGACCATATAAGTTGCAGTGGTTGA
- the LOC100255633 gene encoding metacaspase-1, which produces MASMSENFLKKRTTTKRVIQCSKCSSNIEVPPTAQTIHCRQCNTYILVSRASRSISGNPLVMSKQVTNSGATQPRLNKRALLCGVSYRGLKYRLRGTINDVNRMQQFLTKRFNFPKQSIRILTEDQPKEEDTPTRKNIENALRWLVEDCQSGDSLVFYFSGHGLRQPDFNGDENDGFDETLCPVDFSKEGMILDNDINSIIVKPLPAGVKLHAIIDACHSGTILDLHYIYKIKSNKWEEDVAPSGRPPKGTSGGLAICFSACADSQRAVDTSIFSEKGKHIFARKDMYGAMTTLFIRAVESHSNITYVGILEFMNEECEAMNIRGRCFNRPSLRRMFNRGLLQEPQLSSSKDFDVDEKFEL; this is translated from the exons ATGGCCTCCATGTCTGAGAATTTTCTCAAGAAAAGAACAACGACAAAGAGAGTTATTCAATGCAGCAAGTGCTCCAGCAACATTGAAGTCCCACCAACAGCCCAAACTATCCACTGCAGGCAGTGCAACACTTATATTTTGGTTTCCAGAGCTTCCCGGTCGATCAGTGGCAATCCTCTGGTGATGAGTAAGCAAGTTACTAATTCAGGTGCCACCCAACCAAGGTTAAATAAACGGGCACTTCTTTGCGGCGTGAGCTACAGGGGCCTCAAATACAGGCTTAGAGGAACTATTAATGATGTCAACAGGATGCAGCAATTCCTCACTAAGCGCTTCAATTTCCCGAAACAGTCCATTCGTATCCTAACAG AAGATCAGCCAAAAGAAGAAGATACTCCAACAAGAAAGAACATTGAGAATGCCTTAAGATGGCTGGTGGAAGACTGCCAGTCAGGCGACTCACTGGTGTTCTACTTCTCAGGGCATGGCCTTCGACAGCCAGATTTCAACGGGGATGAGAACGATGGATTTGATGAAACCTTATGTCCAGTTGATTTCAGCAAGGAGGGTATGATCCTTGATAATGATATCAATTCCATCATTGTTAAGCCCCTCCCCGCTGGTGTCAAACTTCACGCCATCATTGATGCCTGTCACAGTGGAACCATTCTTGATCTGCACtatatttacaaaatcaaatc GAACAAATGGGAAGAGGATGTTGCTCCATCAGGTAGACCTCCTAAAGGTACAAGTGGTGGACTAGCTATCTGCTTCAGTGCTTGTGCTGATAGTCAAAGAGCTGTTGATACTTCT ATTTTCTCGGAAAAGGGCAAGCATATTTTTGCTCGAAAGGATATGTATGGTGCCATGACTACCTTGTTCATCCGAGCAGTTGAGAGTCACTCCAATATAACATATGTTGGAATACTAGAGTTCATGAATGAAGAGTGTGAAGCCATGAATATACGAGGGAGATGCTTCAACCGTCCAAGCTTAAGGAGAATGTTCAACAGAGGATTACTACAG GAACCTCAAttatcatcctccaaggatTTTGATGTCGATGAGAAATTCGAATTGTGA